The following are encoded in a window of Verrucomicrobiia bacterium genomic DNA:
- a CDS encoding mechanosensitive ion channel family protein codes for MPDNTLHQTASALITAQETLVKFFVEYGFKLLGALLILIAGVVLARYIGKFVQERLAKIDIEPPIKLLLVRVARLLVIGFTLLIAVQNLGVNIMPLIAGMGVVGVGIGLAMQGVLSNAMAGLTIIFTKPYRVGDYIAIHDVEGEVVAIELFTTTLAHPDLSRIRVPNRKIVGEILHNFGALRQLDMNVGVAYSTDLDKALTIIREVLAADPVVLKEPQPIIGVNTLADSSIVIAIKPWTSVKAWPVAHARIYQEIVDRFRARGVSIPFPQREVRILHPTAA; via the coding sequence ATGCCTGACAACACTCTTCATCAAACGGCCAGCGCTCTCATTACGGCGCAGGAAACCCTGGTTAAATTCTTCGTTGAATACGGATTCAAGCTGTTGGGGGCGCTGCTAATCCTCATTGCCGGCGTGGTGCTCGCGCGGTACATCGGCAAGTTTGTGCAGGAGCGGCTGGCCAAAATTGACATTGAGCCCCCTATTAAACTGCTGCTGGTGCGGGTGGCGCGTTTGCTGGTCATTGGCTTCACCCTGTTGATTGCCGTGCAGAATCTTGGAGTCAACATTATGCCGCTCATCGCCGGTATGGGGGTGGTGGGCGTAGGCATCGGGCTGGCCATGCAGGGCGTGCTCTCCAACGCCATGGCCGGTCTGACCATCATCTTCACCAAACCCTATCGCGTTGGCGACTACATCGCCATCCACGATGTCGAGGGCGAAGTGGTTGCCATCGAGTTGTTCACCACCACCCTGGCGCATCCCGACCTTTCCCGCATCCGTGTGCCCAACCGCAAAATCGTGGGCGAAATTCTGCACAATTTCGGCGCCCTGCGACAGTTGGACATGAATGTGGGCGTGGCCTACTCGACGGATTTGGACAAGGCCCTGACCATCATCCGCGAGGTGCTGGCCGCCGACCCCGTCGTGCTTAAAGAGCCGCAGCCCATCATTGGCGTGAACACCCTGGCTGATTCCTCGATTGTCATTGCCATCAAGCCCTGGACCAGTGTCAAAGCCTGGCCGGTAGCCCACGCCCGGATTTATCAAGAAATTGTGGACCGATTTCGTGCCCGAGGTGTAAGCATACCGTTCCCTCAACGCGAAGTCCGCATCCTCCATCCCACGGCAGCGTGA
- a CDS encoding AEC family transporter gives MSPVVQKFIISAGVIVLSTVAGYLIRRRGWLAETASERIMTWVAVFGYSSVGFLTVWGTTLKPADAILPVWAVLHMLIMTFLSLGIARWFTANRAERGLFALIAGVGNNGFTGGAFVLYLLYGEEAMGLSNIYILLFMAMAVLVLYPLARHHAEEYPQGSLTELFRKSLFDWRSLGLPVVLLAIALSSWGVERPAFISRWHVVDALVYTITPLAFFGIGLRLRLSRLAPLRRMIVGTALVRFGLGALTAMGLAWATHALPWPLEGLRWKVYVVQGFVPTAITSVAVANMFRLKPEEASALFVANTVLYLVLVLPLVFWIFS, from the coding sequence ATGTCGCCGGTGGTTCAGAAATTCATCATTTCTGCGGGTGTCATCGTGTTGTCCACGGTGGCGGGTTATCTCATTCGCCGGCGCGGCTGGCTGGCCGAGACCGCCAGTGAACGCATCATGACCTGGGTGGCGGTTTTCGGATATTCCAGTGTGGGTTTTCTGACGGTCTGGGGTACCACCTTAAAGCCGGCGGACGCCATTTTGCCAGTGTGGGCGGTTTTGCACATGCTGATAATGACATTTCTCAGTCTCGGAATTGCGCGGTGGTTTACTGCAAACCGGGCGGAGCGGGGTCTGTTTGCGTTGATTGCCGGGGTGGGCAACAATGGCTTCACGGGTGGCGCGTTTGTGTTGTATCTGCTTTACGGGGAAGAAGCCATGGGGCTGTCCAATATCTATATTCTTCTTTTCATGGCCATGGCGGTATTGGTGCTCTATCCGCTGGCACGCCATCATGCGGAAGAATATCCGCAAGGCTCGCTGACGGAGTTGTTTCGCAAAAGCCTGTTTGACTGGCGTTCCCTTGGACTGCCGGTCGTGTTGCTGGCCATTGCGTTGTCTTCTTGGGGGGTGGAACGGCCTGCCTTCATCTCGCGCTGGCATGTTGTGGACGCCCTGGTGTACACCATCACGCCACTGGCATTTTTTGGCATCGGTTTGCGGCTGCGGTTGTCCCGCCTGGCGCCGTTGCGCCGGATGATTGTGGGAACGGCACTGGTGCGATTCGGGTTGGGGGCGCTCACAGCCATGGGGCTGGCGTGGGCCACCCACGCTTTGCCGTGGCCGTTGGAGGGATTGCGCTGGAAGGTTTACGTGGTCCAGGGATTCGTGCCGACGGCCATTACTTCAGTGGCCGTGGCCAACATGTTTCGCTTGAAACCAGAAGAAGCCTCTGCGTTATTTGTGGCCAACACCGTCCTCTACCTGGTTCTGGTGCTGCCCCTGGTCTTCTGGATTTTTAGCTGA
- the hrpB gene encoding ATP-dependent helicase HrpB, which yields MAERLPIYDLEAEILRRLREHHRLIVQAPTGSGKSTQVPQMLLQQGLLGDGQAVVLQPRRLAARLLAARVAAEMGVPLGREVGYSIRFENVTSAATRIRYVTEGILLRQMVEDPELRGINAILFDEFHERHLYGDITLARALTLQEQLRPDLKLLVMSATLDTRLLYDYLQPCAVVTSAGRMFPVDIEYLPARSGGGQAVWDLAAEALARALRQGGEGDVLVFMPGAFEIQQTLETVRQLPEARGMVLLPLHGELPPHAQDAAVARYAQRKIVVATNVAETSLTIDGVRLVIDSGLARIPRYDPNRGINTLFIEKISRASAEQRAGRAGRTAPGRCLRLWSAQEHWERPAQETPEVKRLELSEVVLTLKAAGVEDLQSFKWLEPPPAEALAHAVELLTDLGALDTTGRLTTLGRKMLAFPVHPRYARLLLAAADYHCVPQAALMAALTQGRDLLARRLDRVSSQNRDDLLGEKAESDFFLLMRAWNYAVRNDFRPEACHRVGVNPQAARQVGPLQEQFLRIAAREGLPVQAERVSDEALCKCLLAAFADRVARRVDMGTLRCELVHGRKGILARDSVVHHSPLLVAAEIREVEAADKTIQTLLSLATAIKPEWLQELFPGDIQEKQRLYYDPADRRVYAEACVMFRDLPLATRKVEPPPPEAAAPLLAAEVAAGRLTLKQWDHEVEQWILRLNFLARVCPELGLPPLEEQDRLHLIEQVCHGAFTYKDIKDRPVKPVVQSWLSPAQQDLLNRHAPERVDLGNGRRPKVVYAENQPPYIAARIQELFGLDKTPRIALGKVTLTVHILAPNMRPVQITQDLAGFWREHYPRIKQELQRKYPKHEWR from the coding sequence ATGGCTGAACGTTTGCCCATCTACGACCTCGAGGCGGAGATTCTCCGCCGCCTGCGGGAGCATCACCGACTGATTGTGCAGGCCCCCACCGGCTCCGGCAAATCCACCCAGGTTCCCCAAATGTTGCTCCAACAAGGCTTGTTGGGCGATGGGCAAGCCGTCGTTTTGCAGCCCCGCCGGCTGGCGGCTCGATTGCTGGCGGCACGAGTGGCCGCTGAAATGGGGGTCCCCCTGGGCCGTGAGGTGGGGTACAGCATTCGTTTTGAAAATGTCACCTCGGCGGCCACCCGCATTCGTTACGTTACGGAAGGCATCCTTTTGCGGCAGATGGTGGAAGACCCTGAACTCAGAGGGATTAATGCCATTCTTTTTGATGAATTTCATGAACGCCATCTCTACGGCGACATCACTCTGGCCCGGGCACTCACCTTGCAGGAACAACTGCGGCCTGACTTGAAACTCCTGGTCATGTCGGCCACGTTGGACACACGCTTGTTGTACGACTACCTGCAGCCCTGTGCCGTGGTGACTTCGGCCGGAAGAATGTTTCCCGTAGATATCGAGTATTTGCCTGCCAGAAGCGGGGGCGGGCAAGCCGTATGGGATCTGGCGGCAGAAGCGCTGGCCAGAGCTTTGCGGCAGGGGGGGGAAGGGGACGTGCTGGTTTTCATGCCGGGCGCCTTCGAGATTCAACAAACCTTGGAAACTGTGCGCCAACTGCCGGAGGCGCGCGGCATGGTTTTGTTGCCGCTTCACGGAGAATTACCCCCCCACGCGCAGGACGCCGCTGTAGCCCGTTATGCGCAGCGCAAGATTGTCGTCGCCACCAATGTGGCGGAGACCTCGCTGACGATTGACGGGGTACGCCTGGTCATTGACAGCGGACTGGCGCGTATACCGCGCTACGATCCGAATCGCGGAATTAACACGCTCTTCATCGAGAAAATCAGCCGGGCTTCTGCCGAACAACGCGCAGGCCGGGCCGGGCGCACGGCCCCAGGCCGGTGCCTGCGCTTGTGGAGTGCCCAGGAACATTGGGAACGACCCGCCCAAGAAACCCCGGAAGTCAAGCGCCTGGAACTTTCCGAGGTGGTGCTTACCCTGAAAGCCGCCGGAGTGGAGGATTTGCAGTCCTTCAAATGGCTTGAGCCCCCTCCTGCTGAAGCGCTCGCACATGCAGTAGAACTGCTCACTGACCTGGGCGCGTTGGATACGACAGGCCGTTTGACAACGCTGGGGCGCAAAATGTTAGCCTTCCCTGTCCATCCCCGATACGCACGGCTGCTCCTGGCGGCGGCGGACTATCACTGCGTCCCCCAAGCTGCTTTAATGGCCGCACTCACCCAGGGTCGGGACTTGCTGGCCCGGCGGCTGGACCGCGTTTCCAGCCAGAATCGCGACGATCTGCTGGGTGAAAAGGCCGAGTCCGACTTTTTCCTGCTCATGCGGGCATGGAACTACGCCGTGCGAAACGACTTTCGCCCCGAGGCCTGTCATCGCGTCGGTGTAAACCCGCAGGCGGCCAGACAGGTGGGGCCGCTGCAGGAGCAGTTTCTGCGCATCGCCGCACGGGAGGGTTTGCCCGTGCAAGCGGAAAGGGTTTCCGACGAAGCCTTGTGCAAATGTTTGCTGGCAGCTTTTGCCGACCGCGTGGCCCGGCGGGTGGACATGGGCACGCTGCGGTGTGAACTGGTGCATGGGCGCAAGGGCATTCTGGCCCGGGATAGCGTGGTGCATCACAGCCCATTGTTGGTGGCGGCGGAAATCAGGGAGGTGGAGGCGGCGGACAAAACCATACAAACGCTGCTTTCCCTGGCCACGGCGATCAAACCAGAATGGCTCCAGGAACTTTTTCCCGGCGATATACAAGAAAAGCAGCGACTTTACTACGATCCTGCCGATCGGCGGGTGTATGCTGAAGCTTGTGTCATGTTTCGTGATTTACCGCTTGCAACCCGCAAAGTGGAACCTCCGCCGCCGGAGGCTGCGGCACCGCTTCTGGCGGCCGAGGTTGCCGCGGGGCGCCTGACATTAAAACAATGGGATCACGAGGTGGAACAGTGGATTCTCCGCCTCAACTTTCTCGCCCGCGTTTGTCCCGAACTGGGACTACCGCCGCTCGAGGAACAAGACCGACTCCACCTGATCGAACAGGTTTGTCACGGGGCTTTTACCTATAAAGACATCAAAGACCGGCCAGTAAAGCCTGTGGTGCAATCCTGGCTCTCGCCGGCGCAACAGGACCTTTTGAATCGTCACGCGCCCGAACGGGTGGACCTGGGCAACGGGCGACGTCCCAAAGTCGTATATGCCGAAAACCAGCCCCCCTACATCGCGGCCCGTATTCAAGAACTTTTTGGCTTGGACAAAACACCGCGCATTGCCCTGGGCAAAGTCACACTGACCGTACACATCCTCGCCCCCAACATGCGCCCCGTACAAATAACCCAGGATTTGGCCGGCTTTTGGCGGGAGCATTACCCGCGCATCAAACAGGAACTGCAACGCAAGTACCCCAAACACGAGTGGCGCTGA
- a CDS encoding sigma-70 family RNA polymerase sigma factor — protein MAANSDPDSLLMLRVRKGDRQAFAELVEKYKQPLVNYIARTIQDPVEAEDLAQTVFVQVYKAAHRFRAQARFAPWLFSIARNACLNELRRRSRHPTASLEEVHAPDEEAAPRPLPDQQTPPPSQQVLRAELETKVAEALRDLPENQRTAILLYQQQQMSYEEIAQVMGCSLVAVKSLIFRGREVLKARLKAYLASGAWEPRGR, from the coding sequence ATGGCGGCCAATTCGGATCCCGATTCACTGCTGATGCTGCGCGTCCGCAAGGGCGACCGGCAGGCCTTTGCCGAATTGGTGGAAAAGTACAAACAACCGCTAGTCAACTATATTGCGAGGACCATCCAGGACCCCGTCGAGGCAGAGGACCTGGCCCAGACGGTTTTTGTGCAGGTGTACAAGGCCGCGCACCGATTCCGCGCCCAGGCACGCTTCGCGCCCTGGCTTTTCAGCATCGCGCGCAACGCCTGTCTGAATGAATTACGCCGTCGTTCGCGACACCCAACGGCTTCGTTGGAAGAGGTGCACGCCCCGGACGAAGAAGCGGCGCCTCGGCCCCTGCCAGATCAGCAAACACCCCCCCCGTCCCAGCAAGTCTTGCGCGCGGAACTGGAGACCAAAGTGGCGGAGGCCCTGCGGGATTTGCCGGAAAATCAGCGCACCGCCATTTTGTTGTACCAGCAGCAACAGATGTCCTACGAGGAAATCGCTCAGGTGATGGGGTGTTCCTTAGTGGCGGTCAAATCGTTGATTTTCCGGGGGCGGGAAGTGCTAAAGGCGCGGCTGAAGGCCTATCTGGCCTCCGGGGCGTGGGAACCCCGCGGGCGTTAG